A stretch of Maniola hyperantus chromosome 15, iAphHyp1.2, whole genome shotgun sequence DNA encodes these proteins:
- the LOC138403367 gene encoding uncharacterized protein → MDDIKTGQELDPSLLPIEQVFIGEEDVSDLRDVVDAINKLCATMKTSYDEYEDCEDVQDTENPNTELDPNTTIVEDVIAEYWSEMELEVSSPVIAKPVPRKMETCIDTSYTAVEAIVSSPEVAAEPVIFETCKRDRLRDTVVDSVIATPEQAIESVPQNVEGYKDSWSETVDEPVMLVSEPIFEKVRTYKLERSDTIEPQKPVAAKTDKEVFRPIATERFEELEPIASDVETVQCEPMSEMYYTASSEVSLLSDVDFQEKAHTEESDKEKDDRTGVMAGHVAAMRERFESMTRTNTPCPDLMRTMSPSFEVFRNFSSSPDPLE, encoded by the coding sequence ATGGATGATATCAAAACAGGCCAAGAACTGGACCCGTCCCTCCTACCCATAGAACAAGTGTTCATTGGCGAAGAAGATGTCAGCGACCTCAGAGACGTAGTCGACGCTATTAACAAGTTATGTGCAACGATGAAGACTTCTTACGACGAATACGAAGACTGTGAAGATGTTCAGGATACTGAAAATCCTAACACTGAATTGGATCCAAATACAACTATAGTTGAGGACGTTATAGCGGAATATTGGAGTGAGATGGAGTTAGAAGTGTCGTCTCCTGTAATAGCTAAACCTGTGCCGCGAAAAATGGAAACGTGTATAGACACGAGTTATACAGCTGTCGAAGCAATTGTTTCGTCCCCAGAAGTAGCAGCTGAACCTGTAATATTTGAGACATGTAAAAGAGATAGGTTAAGAGATACTGTTGTCGACTCAGTAATAGCAACCCCAGAACAGGCCATTGAATCGGTACCACAAAATGTAGAGGGATATAAGGACAGTTGGAGTGAAACAGTCGATGAACCGGTGATGTTGGTTTCTGAACCGATATTCGAAAAAGTAAGAACTTATAAATTGGAGAGAAGCGATACAATCGAACCGCAGAAACCAGTGGCAGCTAAAACAGACAAGGAAGTTTTTAGACCTATTGCTACAGAGAGATTTGAGGAGCTAGAACCGATTGCCTCGGATGTAGAAACAGTTCAGTGCGAGCCTATGAGTGAAATGTACTATACAGCGTCGTCAGAAGTGAGTTTACTTTCGGATGTAGATTTCCAAGAGAAAGCTCATACTGAGGAATCTGATAAAGAAAAGGATGATAGGACTGGCGTGATGGCGGGCCACGTGGCTGCCATGCGGGAACGGTTCGAGAGTATGACAAGAACAAACACGCCTTGTCCGGATCTAATGAGAACCATGTCGCCTTCTTTCGAAGTATTTAGAAACTTTAGCTCCTCTCCGGATCCcttagaataa